Proteins encoded within one genomic window of Bacillus sp. F19:
- the spoIIE gene encoding stage II sporulation protein E, translating to MEKVERRVIEPITEVNLERTHQWFNRSVHRFGTRLQLLFLHKGLLYVLIGFLLGRALILTEVLPFALPFFGAVLLMKKDKALFSSFALIAGAVTISWQTSLFVTASILIFLIMKKITSLFYKDKMKALPFVVFLSMMLTRIGYFYLQGSLTLYDYMMAGVESGLAFILTLIFLQSLPLISARKYKQSLKIEEIICIMILLASVLTGFVGVSYQELQAEHVLSRYIVLLFAFIGGSSIGCTVGVVTGLILSLANVGNLYQMSLLAFSGLLGGLLKEGQKFGAAIGLLIGSLLISLYGEGSSDLMKNLSESLIAIGLFLLTPKAITNKLAKHIPGTNEHTQEQQQYVRKIRDVTAHRVDQFSQVFHALSESFVTFYEKSEESEDQRGTDLFLSTITEKTCQTCFKKERCWVQNFDTTYDFMKEIMHESKENTYHGNRKLKKEFERYCSKSKKVEEAIEQEINYYDANEKLKEQVQESRRLVAEQLMGVSQVMEDFAKEIKRERENHFVQEEQILEALQSFGIEIGHVDIYSLEQGNVDIEMSIPFCNGHGECEKIIAPMLSDILEESVIVKHEECSSYPNGYCHVSFGSSRTYRVDSGVAHAAKGGGLVSGDSYSTIELGFGKYAIAISDGMGNGVRAHFESNETIKLLQKILQSGIEEKVAIKTINSILSLRTTDEIFSTLDLAIVDLQDATCKFLKIGSTPSFIKRGDQIMKIQASNLPMGIIEEFDVDVVGEQLKAGDLLIMMSDGIFEGPKHVENHDLWMKRKIKELETMDPQEVADLIMEEVIRTRAGKIEDDMTVVVAKIDHNTPKWASISTSKHYKKQNVI from the coding sequence ATGGAAAAGGTAGAAAGAAGGGTTATCGAGCCGATTACGGAAGTGAATCTTGAGAGGACGCATCAATGGTTTAATCGTTCAGTTCATCGTTTTGGGACAAGACTGCAGCTGCTCTTTTTGCATAAAGGTCTTCTTTATGTGCTGATCGGCTTTCTGCTGGGAAGAGCACTTATTTTAACTGAAGTACTTCCTTTTGCGCTGCCGTTCTTTGGCGCTGTCCTCTTAATGAAAAAAGATAAAGCGCTATTCTCCTCGTTTGCTCTGATCGCAGGAGCTGTCACGATATCGTGGCAGACCTCTCTATTTGTCACTGCCTCTATTCTTATCTTTCTGATCATGAAAAAAATAACCTCTCTTTTCTATAAAGATAAAATGAAAGCATTGCCGTTTGTTGTTTTCCTTTCAATGATGCTGACTAGAATCGGCTACTTCTATCTACAGGGTTCCCTTACATTGTACGATTATATGATGGCGGGGGTTGAGTCAGGACTTGCTTTTATTCTGACACTTATTTTTCTGCAGAGCTTGCCTCTAATATCAGCCAGGAAGTACAAGCAGTCTCTTAAAATAGAAGAAATCATATGCATTATGATTCTTCTTGCTTCCGTGCTGACCGGTTTTGTTGGGGTCTCCTATCAGGAGCTTCAGGCAGAGCATGTTTTATCGAGATATATTGTCCTGCTGTTTGCTTTTATCGGAGGATCGAGCATTGGCTGCACAGTAGGTGTTGTAACCGGCTTAATCTTGAGTCTTGCCAATGTCGGAAACCTCTATCAAATGAGTCTCCTTGCCTTCTCAGGGTTACTTGGAGGGCTCTTAAAAGAAGGTCAGAAATTCGGGGCGGCCATCGGTTTGTTAATCGGATCTCTGCTGATTTCCCTTTACGGAGAAGGGTCATCCGACCTGATGAAAAACTTATCGGAATCACTCATTGCCATTGGGTTATTTCTATTAACACCAAAAGCAATTACAAATAAATTAGCTAAGCATATTCCAGGAACAAACGAACATACACAGGAACAGCAGCAGTATGTAAGAAAAATCAGGGATGTAACGGCCCATCGGGTAGATCAATTCTCTCAAGTATTTCATGCCCTTTCAGAAAGCTTTGTCACATTCTATGAAAAAAGTGAAGAGTCAGAAGATCAAAGGGGGACCGACTTGTTTTTAAGCACCATAACTGAAAAAACGTGCCAGACCTGTTTTAAAAAAGAACGGTGCTGGGTGCAGAACTTTGATACAACCTATGACTTTATGAAGGAAATTATGCATGAAAGCAAAGAAAATACGTATCACGGTAACCGGAAATTAAAAAAGGAATTTGAGAGATATTGTTCAAAATCGAAAAAAGTAGAGGAGGCTATTGAACAGGAAATTAACTATTACGACGCTAATGAAAAGTTAAAAGAGCAGGTGCAGGAGAGCAGAAGGCTCGTAGCGGAACAGTTGATGGGAGTTTCGCAGGTCATGGAGGATTTTGCAAAGGAAATAAAGCGTGAACGAGAAAATCATTTTGTTCAGGAAGAACAAATTCTTGAGGCGCTTCAAAGCTTTGGGATTGAAATCGGGCACGTAGATATATACAGCCTGGAGCAGGGAAATGTTGATATCGAGATGAGTATTCCATTTTGCAATGGACACGGGGAGTGCGAGAAGATCATCGCACCAATGCTCTCTGATATTCTGGAAGAGTCAGTGATTGTCAAACATGAAGAATGCTCGAGCTATCCGAATGGATATTGTCATGTCTCCTTCGGTTCTTCGAGAACATATAGAGTTGATTCCGGTGTGGCTCATGCGGCAAAAGGAGGAGGTCTTGTTTCCGGAGACAGTTATTCAACGATTGAACTCGGTTTTGGAAAATACGCCATTGCGATCAGTGACGGCATGGGAAATGGAGTGAGAGCCCATTTCGAGAGCAATGAGACAATAAAGCTGTTACAAAAGATTCTGCAGTCCGGAATTGAAGAAAAAGTTGCAATTAAGACAATAAATTCCATTTTATCCCTAAGAACGACGGACGAAATTTTTTCAACGCTTGATTTGGCTATTGTTGATCTGCAGGATGCAACCTGCAAATTTTTAAAGATTGGATCCACACCAAGCTTTATTAAACGCGGCGATCAAATCATGAAAATTCAAGCCAGCAATTTGCCGATGGGAATCATTGAGGAATTTGATGTTGATGTCGTTGGAGAACAGCTGAAGGCGGGAGATCTTCTGATCATGATGAGTGATGGAATCTTCGAAGGGCCAAAGCATGTGGAGAATCATGATTTGTGGATGAAGAGGAAAATAAAAGAATTGGAGACAATGGATCCGCAAGAGGTGGCAGATTTAATTATGGAGGAGGTTATCCGTACGAGAGCAGGCAAGATTGAGGATGATATGACGGTGGTTGTAGCCAAAATCGATCATAATACTCCTAAATGGGCTTCTATTTCAACGTCCAAACATTACAAAAAGCAAAATGTGATTTAG
- a CDS encoding VWA domain-containing protein, translating to MNKGKLKQILLITDGCSNHGEDPIAMAALAKEQGISVNVIGIVEENVIDQEAIDEIEGIAMSGGGVSQIVYAHQLSQTVQMVTRQAMTQTLQGVVNSELQQIFGKKVSMEELSPEKRGEVMEVVDELGETIGMEILILVDMSGSMKPKLPTVKESLLDLSISLNSRIGENQFSVSVFPGKKDEVETILEWTPKLESLSSIFPKLTTGGITPTGPAIRDGIHSFKKKRSLRSLLSDDEQYFSESNM from the coding sequence ATGAATAAGGGAAAATTAAAACAAATTCTGCTTATAACAGACGGCTGCTCCAATCACGGTGAAGATCCGATTGCGATGGCGGCTCTGGCAAAAGAACAAGGAATTTCAGTGAACGTAATCGGAATCGTAGAAGAAAATGTGATTGATCAGGAGGCGATCGATGAGATTGAAGGGATAGCTATGTCGGGCGGAGGCGTAAGCCAGATTGTCTATGCTCATCAGCTCTCTCAAACGGTGCAAATGGTAACAAGGCAAGCAATGACTCAAACTCTGCAAGGGGTGGTCAATTCTGAACTTCAGCAAATCTTTGGAAAGAAAGTCTCGATGGAGGAGCTTTCGCCTGAAAAACGGGGAGAGGTGATGGAAGTAGTCGATGAGCTTGGAGAAACGATCGGCATGGAGATTTTAATATTAGTAGATATGAGCGGAAGCATGAAGCCGAAGCTGCCGACTGTAAAAGAATCACTTTTGGATTTATCTATCAGCTTAAATTCGAGAATTGGGGAAAATCAATTTTCAGTGTCTGTATTTCCTGGGAAAAAGGATGAAGTTGAAACCATTTTGGAATGGACACCGAAACTTGAATCTCTCTCCTCTATTTTTCCTAAACTTACAACTGGCGGCATTACACCGACCGGACCGGCTATTCGTGATGGCATCCACTCGTTTAAGAAAAAGCGTTCTTTAAGGAGTTTGCTCTCAGATGATGAACAATACTTCAGCGAATCAAACATGTAA
- a CDS encoding protein kinase family protein produces MMNNTSANQTCKAAPGTIIKGKWHHQQYRILKPLGQGATGIVYLAEGKHGLSALKVSENSMSITSEVNVLKHFSKVQGNSLGPALIDVDDWMNPRTRTQVPFYVMEYIKGKQYLDFIQTNGHEWIGVLTIQLLSNLQELHQAGWVFGDLKPENLIVADRPVQLRFIDVGGTTLKGRSIKEFTDFFDRGYWGLGTRKAEAEYDLFAAAMIVINSVYPKRFKKQGDGCGQLNAVIQSNPYLRQHSAVLNNAILGKYKYASEMKQDFLQSLYPKRSRKPPASSRQPAPNQQQKKTRVQVKKKSKVSGWLETVMIIAALCIIYSFYVYHYLM; encoded by the coding sequence ATGATGAACAATACTTCAGCGAATCAAACATGTAAAGCGGCACCAGGCACTATTATTAAGGGAAAGTGGCATCATCAGCAGTACCGGATATTGAAACCTCTTGGTCAGGGTGCTACAGGGATTGTCTATTTAGCGGAGGGAAAACATGGACTTTCAGCTCTTAAAGTAAGTGAGAACAGCATGTCCATTACTTCTGAAGTGAATGTCCTTAAACACTTTTCAAAGGTCCAGGGGAATTCCCTTGGGCCTGCTTTAATTGATGTAGATGATTGGATGAATCCCAGAACACGAACGCAAGTTCCTTTTTATGTAATGGAATATATTAAAGGAAAGCAATATCTTGATTTTATCCAGACCAACGGCCATGAATGGATTGGTGTTTTAACAATTCAGCTTCTCTCGAATCTGCAGGAGCTCCATCAGGCAGGCTGGGTTTTCGGCGACTTGAAACCAGAGAATCTGATTGTGGCCGACAGGCCGGTTCAGCTCAGGTTTATAGATGTTGGAGGAACAACGCTTAAGGGCAGGTCGATAAAAGAGTTTACCGATTTTTTTGATAGAGGGTACTGGGGACTCGGGACCCGCAAGGCGGAGGCGGAGTATGATCTATTTGCAGCTGCTATGATCGTGATCAATTCTGTTTATCCTAAACGGTTTAAAAAGCAGGGCGACGGATGCGGTCAGCTGAATGCCGTTATTCAGTCAAATCCTTACTTGCGGCAGCATTCTGCCGTTTTAAATAATGCCATCTTGGGAAAATACAAGTATGCTTCTGAAATGAAACAGGATTTCCTGCAGTCTCTTTATCCAAAGAGGAGCAGAAAACCCCCTGCCTCATCAAGACAGCCTGCTCCAAATCAGCAGCAGAAAAAAACGCGAGTGCAGGTTAAAAAGAAGAGCAAAGTAAGCGGATGGCTCGAAACTGTGATGATTATTGCTGCTTTATGCATTATCTATTCATTCTATGTTTATCACTATCTCATGTAA
- the tilS gene encoding tRNA lysidine(34) synthetase TilS, which yields MLERFRTFLNVNDIKDATIVIGVSGGPDSLALLHLFMRFRQAYQLKIIAAHVDHMFRGSQSEEEMEFVKHYCRSNGVPCEAVQLNVPHFAREHPEMSSQNAARECRYAFYSKVMEKYDGNFLALGHHGDDQVETILMRMTRGGMGASIAGIPEIRDFDSGKIIRPFLSFTKEQILTYCLDQKLAPRFDPSNEKLDYTRNRFRKHILPFLKEENPKVHERFQFFSRTFREDEQFLQELTNEKLNTVLKRKEKNEIELNIEMFKTLPMPLQRRGIQLILNYLYEDIPSSLSSIHIESLQSLLSQKHPSGSLDYPDGLKVIKSYQTCLFTFEQNTDQSYEMQVQIPSSTALPNGYILTCEIADRSPDDLSGNHVFVMPYSSLNKPLLIRTRRQGDKIKLKGMNGTKKVKDIFIDAKVPINKRNSWPVLEDGSGNILWLPGLKKSSFEEYGLSEGDCVVLEYKEQ from the coding sequence ATGCTAGAACGTTTCCGGACTTTTCTTAATGTTAACGATATAAAAGATGCAACCATTGTGATCGGGGTTTCAGGCGGACCTGATTCGCTCGCCCTTCTTCACTTATTTATGAGGTTTCGGCAAGCTTATCAGCTTAAAATCATTGCTGCTCATGTAGATCATATGTTTAGAGGTTCACAATCCGAAGAAGAAATGGAATTTGTTAAGCACTATTGCCGTTCGAATGGGGTTCCATGTGAAGCTGTTCAGCTGAACGTTCCCCACTTCGCCAGGGAGCACCCTGAAATGAGCTCTCAGAATGCAGCCAGAGAATGCCGCTACGCTTTCTACAGCAAAGTAATGGAAAAGTATGATGGAAATTTTTTGGCTTTAGGGCATCATGGCGATGATCAGGTTGAGACCATTTTAATGAGAATGACTAGAGGCGGAATGGGTGCTTCTATTGCAGGAATTCCTGAAATACGTGATTTTGACAGCGGGAAAATCATTCGTCCTTTCTTATCCTTTACAAAAGAACAAATTCTTACTTACTGTCTTGACCAGAAGCTTGCTCCGCGGTTTGATCCAAGCAACGAGAAACTTGACTATACGAGAAATCGCTTTCGCAAACATATTTTGCCGTTTCTTAAGGAAGAAAACCCTAAGGTTCATGAAAGATTTCAGTTTTTCAGCAGAACATTTAGAGAAGATGAGCAGTTCTTACAGGAATTAACGAATGAAAAATTGAATACAGTATTGAAAAGGAAAGAAAAGAACGAAATCGAACTGAATATTGAAATGTTTAAAACCCTGCCTATGCCTTTACAAAGAAGAGGTATTCAACTAATATTAAACTATCTTTACGAAGATATTCCATCTTCCCTTTCTTCTATACATATAGAGAGTCTTCAGTCTTTACTCTCGCAAAAACATCCTTCCGGTTCACTTGATTACCCAGACGGTCTAAAAGTAATCAAATCTTATCAAACGTGTTTGTTTACTTTTGAACAAAACACAGACCAGTCATATGAGATGCAGGTGCAGATACCTTCTAGCACAGCCCTCCCAAACGGGTATATCTTAACTTGTGAAATTGCGGACAGGAGTCCTGATGATCTGTCAGGGAACCATGTGTTCGTCATGCCTTATTCTTCTTTGAACAAGCCCTTGCTGATCCGCACAAGAAGGCAGGGCGATAAAATCAAACTGAAAGGCATGAATGGTACGAAAAAAGTAAAAGATATATTTATTGATGCTAAAGTACCGATCAATAAGAGAAACAGCTGGCCTGTTTTAGAAGATGGCAGCGGTAATATCCTCTGGCTTCCCGGCCTTAAGAAATCTTCATTTGAAGAATACGGGTTATCCGAGGGCGATTGTGTTGTACTGGAATATAAAGAGCAATGA
- the hpt gene encoding hypoxanthine phosphoribosyltransferase — MKQDIEKVLITEEEISVKVKELGKVLTEEYKDRFPLAIGVLKGAMPFMADLLKNIDTYLEMDFMDVSSYGTSTVSSGEVKILKDLDTSVEGRDILIIEDIIDSGLTLSYLVELFRYRKAKTIRIVTLLDKPAGRKADIQADYVVFEVPDAFVVGYGLDYIERYRNLPYIGVLKPEIYQNN, encoded by the coding sequence ATGAAGCAGGATATCGAAAAAGTATTAATCACAGAAGAAGAGATCAGTGTCAAAGTAAAAGAATTGGGCAAAGTGCTTACAGAAGAATATAAAGACCGCTTTCCGCTCGCAATTGGTGTTTTAAAAGGTGCAATGCCTTTTATGGCTGATCTGCTGAAGAACATCGATACATACTTGGAAATGGACTTTATGGATGTTTCAAGTTATGGTACATCTACGGTCTCTTCCGGAGAAGTTAAGATCCTTAAGGATTTGGATACTTCAGTTGAAGGCAGAGACATTCTTATCATTGAAGATATCATCGACAGCGGTTTAACGCTAAGCTACTTAGTAGAGCTTTTCCGTTACCGTAAAGCAAAAACAATCAGAATTGTGACCTTGCTTGATAAACCAGCTGGACGAAAAGCTGATATCCAGGCAGATTATGTAGTCTTTGAAGTTCCGGATGCATTTGTAGTCGGCTATGGTTTAGATTACATTGAACGCTACCGCAATCTTCCGTACATCGGCGTACTGAAGCCTGAAATTTATCAAAATAACTAA
- the ftsH gene encoding ATP-dependent zinc metalloprotease FtsH, whose product MNRIFRNTIFYLLIFLVVIGVVSFFQGNNTKTEALTYSTFISELEAGDVEEITIQPMRGVYEVKGKLTDYKEDELFVTHVLSDKALDRVDAAAQGKTDVKFVPAEETSGWVTFFTSIIPFVIIFILFFFLLNQAQGGGSRVMNFGKSKAKLYSEEKKKVRFKDVAGADEEKQELVEVVEFLKDPRKFAELGARIPKGVLLVGPPGTGKTLLARAAAGEAGVPFFSISGSDFVEMFVGVGASRVRDLFENAKKNAPCIIFIDEIDAVGRQRGAGLGGGHDEREQTLNQLLVEMDGFGGNEGIIMIAATNRPDILDPALLRPGRFDRQITVDRPDLKGREAVLQVHARNKPLDDGVNLKSIAARTPGFSGADLENLLNEAALVAARRNKKKVDMTDIDEATDRVIAGPAKKSRVISQKERKIVAYHEAGHTIIGVILDEADMVHKVTIVPRGQAGGYAVMLPKEDRYFMTKPELLDKITGLLGGRVAEDIVFGEVSTGASNDFQRATGIARRMVTEFGMSDKLGPLQFGQSQGQVFLGRDFNSEQNYSDAIAHEIDMEVQRFIKESYERAKKILTENRDKLELIAQTLLEIETLDAEQIKHLVDHGTLPDRPAADLDKKQEDVKVNILPKKDEEQTSEIHEDRKED is encoded by the coding sequence ATGAATCGGATCTTCCGTAATACCATATTTTATTTATTAATCTTTTTAGTGGTTATTGGAGTCGTCAGTTTTTTCCAAGGAAACAATACAAAAACTGAAGCATTAACTTACAGCACGTTCATTTCCGAACTTGAGGCTGGAGATGTTGAAGAAATAACAATTCAGCCGATGCGTGGGGTTTATGAAGTTAAAGGTAAGTTAACTGATTATAAAGAAGATGAGTTATTTGTAACTCATGTATTAAGCGACAAAGCATTAGACCGTGTGGATGCTGCTGCTCAGGGGAAAACGGACGTTAAGTTCGTACCTGCAGAAGAAACCAGCGGATGGGTAACGTTCTTTACATCCATCATTCCTTTTGTCATTATCTTCATTCTTTTCTTCTTCTTGCTCAACCAGGCTCAGGGCGGCGGCAGCCGTGTCATGAACTTTGGTAAAAGCAAAGCTAAGCTTTACAGCGAAGAAAAGAAAAAAGTCAGATTTAAAGATGTTGCAGGTGCAGATGAAGAGAAGCAGGAGCTTGTTGAAGTCGTGGAATTCCTGAAGGATCCACGTAAATTTGCAGAGCTTGGCGCCCGCATTCCTAAAGGTGTTCTACTTGTAGGACCTCCTGGAACAGGTAAAACGCTTCTTGCACGTGCTGCTGCCGGAGAAGCTGGCGTGCCGTTCTTCTCAATCAGCGGATCTGATTTCGTTGAAATGTTTGTCGGTGTAGGGGCTTCCCGTGTTCGTGACTTGTTTGAGAATGCGAAAAAGAACGCACCGTGTATTATCTTTATTGATGAAATTGATGCAGTTGGCCGTCAGCGCGGCGCTGGTCTTGGCGGAGGTCATGATGAGCGTGAGCAGACCCTTAACCAATTGCTTGTTGAAATGGATGGATTCGGCGGAAATGAAGGAATCATTATGATTGCTGCTACAAACCGCCCAGACATTCTTGATCCTGCTTTATTGCGTCCAGGCCGTTTTGACCGTCAAATTACGGTTGACCGTCCTGATCTTAAAGGTCGTGAGGCAGTGCTTCAAGTACATGCCCGCAACAAGCCTTTAGATGATGGTGTCAATTTAAAATCGATCGCCGCCCGTACACCTGGATTCTCAGGGGCAGATCTTGAAAACCTTCTGAATGAGGCTGCACTTGTTGCTGCCCGCCGCAATAAGAAAAAGGTCGATATGACAGATATTGATGAAGCTACAGACCGTGTAATTGCAGGTCCTGCGAAGAAGAGCCGTGTTATTTCTCAAAAAGAACGCAAAATTGTTGCCTATCACGAGGCAGGGCATACAATTATCGGAGTAATTCTTGATGAGGCTGATATGGTCCACAAAGTAACAATCGTACCACGCGGTCAAGCTGGCGGATACGCTGTTATGCTTCCGAAAGAGGATCGTTACTTTATGACGAAACCTGAGCTTCTTGATAAAATTACCGGACTGCTCGGTGGACGTGTAGCTGAGGATATCGTGTTTGGCGAAGTCAGCACAGGAGCATCCAATGACTTCCAGCGTGCGACAGGCATTGCCCGCCGCATGGTAACAGAGTTTGGTATGAGTGATAAGCTTGGGCCATTGCAATTTGGCCAATCGCAAGGACAAGTGTTCTTAGGACGCGACTTCAACAGCGAGCAGAACTATAGTGATGCCATTGCACATGAAATTGATATGGAAGTGCAGCGTTTCATTAAAGAAAGCTATGAGCGCGCTAAGAAGATTCTTACTGAGAATCGTGACAAATTAGAGCTGATTGCTCAAACACTGCTTGAAATTGAAACACTCGATGCAGAACAGATTAAACACCTTGTGGATCATGGCACATTGCCGGATCGACCAGCTGCTGATCTCGACAAAAAACAAGAAGATGTGAAAGTGAACATCCTCCCTAAAAAGGATGAAGAACAAACATCTGAAATACATGAAGATCGAAAAGAAGATTAA
- a CDS encoding type III pantothenate kinase, protein MFLVLDVGNTNTVLGVFGSDELKHHWRIETTRNKTEDEFGMLIKSLFEHEGIKLTDIKGIIISSVVPPIMFSLERMCSKYFKQKPLVVGPGMKTGLNIKYENPREVGADRIVNAVAGIHLYGGPLIIVDFGTATTYCYINEEKQYMGGAIAPGINISTEALYSRAAKLPRIEIARPDDIIGKNTVSAMQAGILFGYVGQVEGIVNRMKQQSKAEPKVIATGGLASLIASESNVIEIVDPFLTLKGLQLIYERNSI, encoded by the coding sequence ATGTTTTTAGTATTGGATGTAGGGAATACAAATACCGTTTTAGGCGTTTTTGGGAGTGATGAATTAAAACATCACTGGCGTATTGAAACGACAAGAAACAAAACGGAAGATGAGTTTGGCATGCTGATCAAATCATTATTTGAACATGAAGGTATAAAGCTTACCGATATTAAAGGAATTATTATTTCGTCCGTTGTTCCTCCAATTATGTTCTCGCTCGAGAGAATGTGTTCAAAGTACTTTAAGCAAAAGCCTTTAGTTGTAGGACCGGGAATGAAAACAGGTTTGAACATAAAATATGAGAATCCGCGTGAGGTTGGTGCTGACAGAATTGTAAATGCAGTGGCCGGCATTCATTTATACGGTGGGCCTTTGATTATTGTCGACTTTGGTACAGCCACAACCTATTGTTATATCAATGAGGAAAAACAATATATGGGGGGAGCTATTGCCCCGGGAATTAACATTTCAACAGAAGCGTTATATTCAAGGGCAGCTAAACTTCCAAGAATTGAAATTGCAAGACCGGACGATATTATTGGAAAAAATACTGTGAGTGCGATGCAGGCCGGTATTTTATTTGGCTATGTGGGACAAGTAGAAGGCATTGTTAATAGAATGAAACAGCAGTCAAAAGCAGAGCCTAAGGTTATTGCTACAGGAGGACTGGCATCATTGATTGCATCTGAATCGAATGTAATTGAGATTGTCGATCCTTTCCTGACGTTAAAAGGCCTGCAGCTTATTTATGAAAGAAACAGCATATAA
- the hslO gene encoding Hsp33 family molecular chaperone HslO codes for MDYLVKALAFDGQVRAYAAKTTDTVGEAQRRHQTWPTASAALGRSMTAGVMLGSMLKGENKMTIKVEGGGPIGVIVVDSNAKGEVRGYVTNPQTHFDLNEKGKLDVARAVGTSGMLSIVKDLGMKEHFTGSVPIVSGELGEDFTYYLVSSEQVPSSVGVGVLVNPDNTILAAGGFIIQLMPGTDESTITEIEKRLGSVEPISKLIQKGLTPEEILFEVLGKENVKLLDKHSVAFHCPCSRERIANAIISLGAEEIQSMIEEDGKAEAECHFCNERYHFNKEELTEMKESASN; via the coding sequence ATGGATTATTTAGTGAAGGCGCTTGCGTTTGACGGGCAAGTGCGTGCATATGCTGCAAAAACAACAGATACAGTAGGAGAAGCGCAAAGAAGACACCAGACATGGCCGACTGCATCAGCGGCTTTAGGCCGGTCTATGACAGCTGGAGTCATGCTTGGATCTATGCTTAAAGGCGAGAATAAAATGACGATCAAAGTTGAGGGAGGCGGGCCTATCGGTGTCATTGTTGTAGACAGCAATGCAAAAGGCGAGGTGAGAGGCTACGTCACAAACCCTCAAACTCATTTTGACCTTAACGAAAAAGGGAAGCTTGATGTCGCAAGAGCAGTAGGCACCTCAGGCATGCTTTCCATTGTGAAGGATCTTGGAATGAAAGAACATTTTACAGGTTCGGTTCCCATCGTGTCTGGTGAATTAGGTGAGGATTTCACCTATTATCTTGTATCCTCAGAGCAGGTTCCTTCGTCTGTGGGCGTTGGAGTACTTGTTAATCCGGATAATACAATCCTTGCAGCGGGTGGATTCATTATTCAATTAATGCCGGGTACGGATGAATCAACCATTACAGAAATCGAAAAACGTCTTGGCAGTGTAGAGCCAATCTCGAAGTTAATTCAAAAAGGTTTAACTCCAGAAGAAATTCTTTTTGAAGTATTAGGTAAAGAAAATGTGAAGCTGCTGGATAAACATTCCGTTGCCTTCCATTGCCCTTGCTCCCGCGAAAGAATCGCAAATGCCATTATCAGCCTAGGTGCCGAAGAAATTCAAAGCATGATTGAAGAGGATGGCAAAGCAGAAGCAGAATGTCATTTCTGCAATGAGAGATATCATTTCAATAAAGAAGAATTAACAGAGATGAAGGAAAGTGCCTCAAACTGA
- a CDS encoding peptidyl-prolyl cis-trans isomerase: MNGKTVWSIIFGLVIINCFTLAYFLSKDDSIAAVVSGNQKSESIAVVGKKEITREDWMAELEERFGKETLEEMINFTVVEELAEKHSIKIPEEELERELTMYKSMYNSLDNEQQLTDTKELREQIRYSILLEELLTKDVEISDKELKAYYDSNKELYSIEDSYHLFHIVTETEEDALKVIEELKGGSSFEALAAEKSIDEFTANEGGELGFVSADIDYLPSKYVDEAEKLKIDEWSQPIKSDLGYSVLLLKEKLNGVHYSYEDVKNQMRRQIALEQMESAVSVKPLWEEAGVTWFYGDDTSKE, translated from the coding sequence ATGAACGGGAAAACAGTATGGTCAATCATTTTTGGCCTTGTCATCATTAATTGTTTTACCTTGGCCTATTTCTTATCTAAAGATGATAGTATAGCAGCTGTTGTTTCTGGAAACCAGAAATCGGAGTCCATTGCTGTTGTCGGAAAGAAAGAAATTACAAGGGAAGATTGGATGGCGGAGCTTGAAGAGCGTTTCGGAAAAGAAACACTTGAAGAGATGATTAATTTTACAGTAGTTGAGGAGCTTGCGGAAAAGCACAGCATCAAGATTCCGGAAGAAGAACTTGAACGCGAGCTGACGATGTACAAATCCATGTACAATTCTCTTGATAACGAACAACAGCTGACAGATACTAAAGAACTGCGCGAGCAAATCAGATACAGCATACTATTAGAAGAATTGTTAACCAAGGATGTTGAAATATCTGATAAAGAACTAAAAGCTTATTATGACTCCAATAAAGAGCTGTATTCAATTGAAGATTCGTATCACTTATTCCATATTGTGACGGAGACCGAGGAAGATGCTTTAAAAGTGATAGAAGAACTAAAAGGCGGTTCAAGCTTTGAAGCGCTGGCTGCTGAAAAGTCAATTGATGAATTTACGGCAAACGAGGGCGGAGAGCTTGGGTTTGTGTCAGCCGATATTGATTACCTTCCATCAAAATATGTTGACGAGGCTGAGAAACTGAAAATAGATGAATGGAGTCAGCCGATTAAGAGTGATCTCGGCTATTCAGTTCTTTTATTAAAAGAAAAGCTTAATGGTGTCCATTACTCATATGAAGATGTCAAAAATCAAATGAGAAGGCAAATTGCACTAGAACAAATGGAATCTGCTGTATCTGTTAAACCATTGTGGGAAGAGGCAGGGGTTACGTGGTTTTATGGCGATGATACTTCTAAGGAATAA